GTTGCAGACTCACCAGTGCCTCGTTGCCGCGCACACGCACCCGCAGCGCGCCGTCGACGGACAGGTCCCGCGGAAGATCGACACGACCGATCAGACGCACGCGCTTCATCGTGGTCTTCAGGGTGTCGAGTTCCTCGTCCAGGCGGATGCGGCCGTCCTTGAGCACGGCGACGCGGTCGGCGATCCGCTCGACGTCGCTGGTGATGTGCGTGGAGAAGAGCACGGTCTGCTGCAGTTCGGCCACGTGGTCGATCACGGTGGCCAGGAACTCGCGGCGGGCGCTCGGGTCGAGGCTGGCCGCCGGTTCGTCGAGCACCAGCAGTTCGGGTTCGTGTCCGAGGGCGAGCAGGATGCCCAGCTTCTGCAGCTGTCCCCGCGACAAGGTCTTCACCCGGGCGTCGAGGTCGAGCCGCCACGCGCGCGCGGTGTCGCGGGCGAAGGTGTGGTTCCAGAGAGGATAGAAGGAACCGACGTAGCCCAGGGTCTCCTCGACGCTGAACCAGCCGTAGAGTTCGACCTCCTGGGGCACGTAGCCGATGCGCGCCTTGGTGTCGGCGTCGAGGTCCCACGGATCGCGGCCGAGCACGCGGGCGGTGCCACCGCCCGGCCGCAGCAGACCGAGCAGACATTTCAACAGCGTGGTCTTGCCCTCACCGTTGCGGCCGAGCAGGCCGACGACCGATCCGGCGGGGACGTCGAGATCGACGCCGCGGAGGACCTCCTTGCGTCCGTAGCGGCGCTCGAGTCCCTGGACGTGGACGGGGAACTCAGTCACGGCGCATCTCCTCCAGAACGGGGCCCAGCACGGCCAGGGTCTCCTCGGGACTCAGGCCGAGCTGGTAGGCGCGGGCGGCGAGTTCGCGGGCGGCGGGCAGCAGCGCGCGGCGGCGCTCGGCGGGATCGCCGTCGGTCGCCACCGACGCGACCCGCATGCCCTGCCCACGGACGCGTTCGACCACGCCCTCGGACTCCAGGTGCGACCAGGCCTTCGACACGGTCATGGGATTGATCTCCAGTTCGCGCGCCACGGTGCGGACCGACGGCAGGAGCTCGCCCTCGGCCAGCCGACCCGACGCGACCTCGGCGCGCACCGCCTCCATGAGCTGGCGGTACAGCGGCACGCCCGAGGAGGGGCTGAGCGCGAAGTGGGGAATGCGGTCGTCGTGGTGCATGACTGTATCACTACGATAATACACCTGGCGGGTTGCCGTCCAATTCCCGGGTCGTCACGGCTTCGCACTTCCGGCCGCCGTCCGGCATCCCTATCGTCCCCAGTGTTACGCTTTGCATCATTCGTAACATTCGCTCTCGCCCGGAGGTGCATCGTGCTCCGCCGACTCCTGCTCGCCGCCGTCCTGCTCGCCGCCGCTCCGGCGGCCGCGCACGAGGTCCAGCACCACGTCGAGCGGGGCGAGGCCGTGATCGTCACCCTGGAGTACGCCGACGGCGTTCCGCTGGCCTACGAGGAGGTCGAGGTCCGGGCCGAGGGCGAGGATCAGCCGATCCTGCTCGGCAAGACCGACGTCGAGGGACGAATCGCATTCGTTCCGGATTCCGGAACGTCCTACGTGGTGCGGGCCTTCGCCCAGGACGGCCACGGGGCGCAGGTACGGGTCGCCGCCAGCGACGGCGAAGCCGAGATGGCGCCGGTCTCGTCGTCGGCCGGGGGGACCGGGGGTGTCGGACGCATC
Above is a genomic segment from Candidatus Krumholzibacteriia bacterium containing:
- a CDS encoding ABC transporter ATP-binding protein; its protein translation is MTEFPVHVQGLERRYGRKEVLRGVDLDVPAGSVVGLLGRNGEGKTTLLKCLLGLLRPGGGTARVLGRDPWDLDADTKARIGYVPQEVELYGWFSVEETLGYVGSFYPLWNHTFARDTARAWRLDLDARVKTLSRGQLQKLGILLALGHEPELLVLDEPAASLDPSARREFLATVIDHVAELQQTVLFSTHITSDVERIADRVAVLKDGRIRLDEELDTLKTTMKRVRLIGRVDLPRDLSVDGALRVRVRGNEALVSLQHADDALLRQLESTWNARAELHDLNLEDIFLELHHD
- a CDS encoding GntR family transcriptional regulator → MHHDDRIPHFALSPSSGVPLYRQLMEAVRAEVASGRLAEGELLPSVRTVARELEINPMTVSKAWSHLESEGVVERVRGQGMRVASVATDGDPAERRRALLPAARELAARAYQLGLSPEETLAVLGPVLEEMRRD
- a CDS encoding ABC transporter permease; protein product: MLRRLLLAAVLLAAAPAAAHEVQHHVERGEAVIVTLEYADGVPLAYEEVEVRAEGEDQPILLGKTDVEGRIAFVPDSGTSYVVRAFAQDGHGAQVRVAASDGEAEMAPVSSSAGGTGGVGRILLGVVLILGLFLGLRRIVARDGASPQRISQG